A single Alteribacter lacisalsi DNA region contains:
- the ggt gene encoding gamma-glutamyltransferase yields MKLKKKGLTKAVTAITAAALLFATPFHAEARNYDGDVDNVATGTDGMVSTSHPIASQVGADVLNRGGNAVDAAVAIQYALNVVEPMMSGIGGGGFMMVYDADEDDVTIVNSRERAPAGAEPDMFLDENGNPIPFQERVRHGNAVGVPGTLKGLEEALDRWGSRPRQQLITPAVQLAQKGFEVDAQLASAIVSNEEKLSLTPAADVFLPDGEPVQEGDVLVQADLADTLKRIRSHGADVFYYGEIADAIAETVQEFGGSMTSEDLANYELSIDEPVYGNYKDFSIASMPPPSSGGTFLIQMLKILEDFDLGQYDVRSFEKYHLLSETMRLAYADRAAYAGDPEFVDVPVNGLLHPDYIAERRDLISLDSVMEDIEPGDPWAYENGDPDYDVEAGAHDVDNNPGETTHFTVADRWGNVVSYTSTIEQVFGSGIMVDGYGLLLNNELTDFDAVPGGANQVEPNKRPLSSMTPTMILDEDGKPVATLGSPGGPRIITAVLQVFLNIAEYGMDLEEAVAEPRIYNTHTTETWWEEGVPADVRAEMTALGHRLQSSPNLVGNVQALQIDYDIGEFYGVADERRDGAAIGINRPGNRGGGGNR; encoded by the coding sequence ATGAAACTGAAAAAGAAAGGCCTGACAAAAGCCGTCACGGCCATTACGGCGGCAGCACTGCTTTTTGCCACGCCGTTTCACGCTGAAGCGAGAAACTATGACGGTGATGTAGATAACGTGGCGACCGGTACGGACGGAATGGTCTCCACTTCACATCCGATAGCATCACAGGTAGGTGCTGACGTGCTTAACCGCGGAGGGAACGCGGTAGACGCAGCGGTCGCGATCCAGTATGCCTTAAATGTCGTTGAGCCGATGATGTCCGGGATTGGCGGCGGCGGCTTCATGATGGTTTATGACGCCGATGAAGATGATGTTACGATCGTAAACAGCAGAGAACGTGCCCCGGCAGGTGCCGAGCCGGATATGTTCCTTGATGAAAATGGGAATCCTATTCCGTTCCAGGAGCGGGTTCGTCACGGTAACGCAGTTGGTGTCCCGGGAACACTTAAAGGGCTGGAAGAAGCGCTTGACCGTTGGGGATCCCGCCCGCGTCAGCAGCTGATCACACCGGCAGTCCAACTGGCCCAGAAAGGGTTTGAAGTCGATGCCCAGCTTGCATCGGCCATTGTAAGTAATGAAGAAAAACTGTCACTGACACCTGCAGCCGATGTGTTTTTACCTGATGGCGAACCGGTGCAGGAAGGCGATGTTCTCGTTCAGGCGGACCTGGCTGATACACTGAAGAGAATCCGCTCACACGGAGCCGATGTTTTCTATTATGGTGAAATCGCTGATGCGATTGCCGAAACCGTACAGGAATTCGGCGGCAGCATGACGTCTGAAGATCTTGCAAACTATGAACTGTCTATTGATGAGCCGGTATATGGTAACTATAAAGATTTCTCTATTGCAAGCATGCCGCCTCCGAGTTCTGGCGGAACGTTCCTGATTCAGATGCTTAAGATTCTTGAAGACTTTGATCTTGGACAGTACGATGTACGTTCATTTGAAAAGTACCATCTGCTCTCTGAAACGATGAGACTGGCCTATGCAGACCGGGCGGCATACGCAGGAGACCCAGAGTTTGTTGATGTGCCGGTGAACGGGCTGCTGCATCCGGACTATATCGCGGAAAGACGCGATCTGATTTCATTGGATTCCGTGATGGAAGATATTGAACCGGGCGACCCGTGGGCTTATGAGAACGGCGACCCTGACTACGATGTGGAAGCCGGCGCTCATGACGTAGACAACAACCCAGGTGAAACGACCCACTTTACGGTCGCTGACCGCTGGGGCAACGTTGTATCCTACACAAGCACGATTGAGCAGGTGTTCGGATCCGGCATTATGGTAGACGGGTACGGACTGCTTCTGAACAACGAGCTGACAGACTTTGATGCGGTACCTGGCGGAGCGAACCAGGTGGAGCCGAACAAGCGTCCGCTCAGCAGCATGACACCAACAATGATTCTTGATGAAGACGGGAAGCCGGTGGCCACACTCGGTTCACCTGGTGGTCCCCGGATTATTACAGCTGTGCTTCAGGTATTCCTGAACATTGCCGAGTACGGTATGGATCTTGAAGAAGCAGTTGCGGAACCTCGTATTTACAATACGCATACCACCGAAACATGGTGGGAGGAAGGTGTACCGGCAGATGTTAGAGCAGAAATGACAGCGCTCGGCCACCGTCTGCAGTCAAGTCCAAACCTTGTCGGAAACGTGCAGGCACTGCAGATTGATTATGATATAGGTGAATTTTACGGCGTGGCCGATGAGCGCCGTGACGGTGCGGCCATCGGCATTAACCGTCCGGGTAACCGCGGCGGTGGAGGTAACAGGTAG
- a CDS encoding lipopolysaccharide biosynthesis protein, with translation MLTNRLIRKFLSFSYGGAVAAGIGFITTMLTTRLLLPDEFGKASMFTLFIGLAVIFSVFGTDQAFVRFFYEEEKQKRGALLYRCLKVAGFFLLPALGLLVLFREPLSLFLFGEYSTAIFAALAAGLVVQVLYVFGKLVIRMQQKGHLFSINEMLNRLFILIGIAGLYFVFGPTFEIIIFATVLSYSILVMILVAGQWPYWHPGNGKETEGRHSGTDIIRYSYPLVITAVVAWLFEGIDKLALRQWADFEELGLYAASFKIVALLTILKVAFANFWTPVAYETFEKNPGERAFYGRVSRIAAFAMLCVAIILITFNDSLIRLLGSEYAAASSMLAFLVFVPVMYTISETTVIGINFYKKVKWHIAITGTACAVNAVGNWLLVPQYGGTGAAVATGISYMVFLGLRTAISLTYFHVNYGLGRLAVSTFIVLLLALYALLDPGLTWKIGTGVVSFVLVAGIYRKEWLVLLRNR, from the coding sequence ATGCTGACAAACAGGCTGATCAGAAAATTTTTATCGTTTTCCTATGGAGGCGCAGTGGCTGCAGGCATCGGATTTATTACTACGATGCTCACGACACGGCTGCTGCTCCCGGATGAATTCGGCAAAGCGTCCATGTTTACACTTTTCATCGGGCTGGCGGTCATTTTCTCCGTATTCGGCACCGATCAGGCCTTCGTGCGCTTTTTTTATGAAGAGGAAAAACAAAAACGAGGTGCTCTGCTGTACCGGTGTCTGAAGGTGGCAGGGTTCTTTCTTTTGCCTGCACTTGGGCTTCTTGTGCTTTTCCGCGAGCCGTTGTCTCTCTTTTTATTTGGGGAATACAGCACTGCCATTTTTGCAGCACTGGCAGCCGGACTGGTCGTTCAGGTGCTTTACGTGTTCGGTAAACTCGTGATCCGGATGCAGCAGAAGGGACACCTGTTCAGCATAAATGAAATGCTCAACCGGCTTTTTATCCTCATCGGGATCGCCGGTCTGTATTTTGTGTTTGGTCCCACATTTGAAATTATTATTTTTGCCACTGTACTAAGTTACAGTATCCTCGTTATGATTCTGGTGGCCGGGCAATGGCCGTACTGGCACCCCGGCAATGGAAAAGAAACAGAAGGCAGGCACAGTGGTACCGACATTATCAGGTACAGCTATCCGCTGGTCATCACGGCTGTGGTTGCGTGGCTTTTTGAAGGGATAGACAAGCTCGCACTCAGGCAATGGGCTGATTTTGAGGAACTCGGTCTGTACGCGGCGTCTTTTAAAATTGTTGCCCTTTTAACCATTTTAAAGGTAGCGTTTGCGAATTTCTGGACGCCGGTGGCATATGAAACGTTCGAAAAGAATCCTGGAGAACGTGCGTTCTATGGAAGGGTGTCCAGAATAGCCGCTTTTGCGATGCTCTGTGTCGCCATCATATTAATTACATTCAACGATTCATTAATCCGCCTTCTCGGAAGCGAATATGCCGCTGCAAGCTCGATGCTGGCCTTTCTCGTATTCGTGCCAGTCATGTACACCATTTCCGAGACGACGGTAATCGGAATCAACTTCTATAAGAAAGTAAAATGGCATATTGCGATCACAGGGACAGCCTGTGCTGTGAATGCGGTAGGGAACTGGCTTCTTGTTCCCCAGTACGGAGGCACAGGTGCGGCAGTTGCAACCGGAATTTCCTATATGGTCTTTCTGGGGCTGAGAACAGCCATTTCCCTTACTTATTTTCATGTGAATTACGGACTTGGGCGGCTAGCGGTCTCCACGTTCATCGTTCTCCTGCTGGCTCTTTATGCCCTTTTGGATCCTGGGCTGACCTGGAAGATTGGAACTGGCGTGGTATCCTTCGTGCTGGTAGCAGGTATATACAGGAAAGAGTGGCTCGTCCTGCTTCGAAATAGATAA
- a CDS encoding AEC family transporter → MDITVVITSISVMGVMIAIGALFAAKVPVTADVKQAMILIVLNIAVPSIVLNGVFNTDVTDQLFQQAIAIFFISLVFHLAALVFAWGFARLIGFRSLFARKMTLLAALGNTGFIGIPLCATIFGPTGGLLAAIFDAGLDLILFSVGILMIQSGAGAGFKLRNLKAVINLPLIAVVAGLTSVVTGFEPPAFLQQLTALLSGLAAPLAMLYIGMMLQVHFKEVGFRVYRQIWFPILIRLLAIPALTILIVFALPLDSFLQSIIVILAAMPTITLSAILFPRYTGDEETAVVTIAFTTILSLATIPLVAWAAVWLGG, encoded by the coding sequence ATGGATATTACTGTTGTTATCACATCAATTTCTGTAATGGGTGTAATGATCGCCATCGGCGCCCTTTTTGCTGCGAAGGTTCCGGTGACTGCTGATGTAAAACAGGCGATGATTCTGATCGTCTTAAATATTGCCGTTCCATCCATTGTACTGAACGGGGTGTTCAACACCGATGTAACTGATCAGCTCTTCCAACAGGCGATCGCGATCTTCTTCATTTCACTCGTGTTTCATCTGGCAGCTCTTGTTTTTGCCTGGGGTTTTGCCCGTCTTATAGGATTTCGCTCCTTGTTTGCCAGGAAAATGACGCTGCTCGCAGCGCTTGGAAATACCGGTTTCATTGGTATTCCCCTGTGTGCAACGATTTTTGGTCCGACCGGAGGACTGCTTGCCGCCATTTTTGATGCGGGACTGGATCTGATTTTATTCAGTGTCGGGATTCTTATGATCCAATCCGGAGCAGGAGCAGGGTTTAAACTAAGGAATTTGAAAGCAGTGATCAACCTGCCGCTCATTGCTGTAGTGGCGGGGCTCACTTCTGTCGTCACGGGATTTGAGCCGCCTGCGTTTCTACAGCAGCTGACAGCGCTTCTATCTGGTCTTGCTGCACCGCTGGCTATGCTTTATATCGGCATGATGCTTCAAGTCCATTTTAAAGAGGTCGGTTTTCGTGTGTACCGCCAGATCTGGTTCCCGATCTTGATCCGTCTGCTTGCGATTCCCGCTTTGACGATACTGATCGTCTTTGCGCTTCCGCTTGATTCCTTTCTGCAGAGCATTATCGTCATCCTTGCCGCAATGCCGACGATTACTCTCTCGGCAATCCTGTTTCCAAGATATACGGGTGATGAAGAGACAGCTGTTGTCACGATTGCTTTTACGACCATTCTTTCCCTTGCCACGATCCCGCTCGTTGCCTGGGCAGCGGTATGGCTCGGAGGCTGA